CGATTTTTTTGTTGGTTCGTTTACATCCCCCGTTGATTTCAGTGGGTATTTTTTTGTTGAGAAATTCAACGGGGGTCTTTCACTCACATTTCAAGATAAAAAGAGGGTTAAGCCCCTTGCTTTTTATTATTACCATAGCTTTGACTAAAATAAAAGACAGAATCAATCTTCCTTACCTACCAGAAAACATTTAAAATAGCTTTAAGGTATTTATAAGATACACGGTTTAAAACTTCATCTTTTCAGATGTGAGCAAATTTAATGGTAATCTAATCTATCTTTAAATTTACCTTTGCCCTTTTAACTTTGCCCTTTTTTAACCTTTGCCCTTTTGACTAATACTTTCAGCTGACGAAATTATGTGGAAAAAACTGATCATCCTTGCTTTATCGTTTTCTGTCGTTAATATTTTCCCCTCCTCGGTTTTAGCACAGGAAGTTTTGGAGCAAGTCAAAGAAACAGGAATAATGAAAGCAGGTTATCGTCTGGATACACCTCCTTTTGCTTTCGTTAATGAGGAGGGAAAACCTGTGGGTTATGCTATTGAAATTTTGGACTTGATTAGAGAGGAATTGGAAACACAACTAGGGCAAAAAATTACTTTACAGTTAGTGCCAATCAATCCTCAAAATCGTTTCCAAGAAGTGATAGATGGTAGTATTTATATTGAATGTGGTTCGACTACCGTCACTTGGGAGAGAGAAAAAACAGTGGATTTTTCGGTGAGTTATTTTGCCAGTGGCACTCAAATGATTACCAAAAAAGGAAGCGGTTTTGCTAATTCGGATAACCTAAAAGGGGCAAATATTGCGGTAATTCCTCAAACTACCAATGAAAAAGCGATTACAAGGTATGCTACTGCGGCTAATCTGATTCCCGTTGCTTCTGAGGAGGAAGGTTGGCAAAAATTGGTTAAGGGGGAAATTGATGGTTTTGCTGGGGATGGCATACTGTTACAATCCCTGCGAAAACAAGCGCCCTCCCCCCAAGATTATGAAATTGTGCCTGAGTTTCCCTATGTCATTGAATCCTACGCTTGTACTTTACCACCGAATCAATCCCAATGGCGCGATACGGTAAATTATACTCTCGTTAAATTTATGCAGGGCGTGA
This portion of the Cyanobacterium sp. T60_A2020_053 genome encodes:
- a CDS encoding amino acid ABC transporter substrate-binding protein, whose protein sequence is MWKKLIILALSFSVVNIFPSSVLAQEVLEQVKETGIMKAGYRLDTPPFAFVNEEGKPVGYAIEILDLIREELETQLGQKITLQLVPINPQNRFQEVIDGSIYIECGSTTVTWEREKTVDFSVSYFASGTQMITKKGSGFANSDNLKGANIAVIPQTTNEKAITRYATAANLIPVASEEEGWQKLVKGEIDGFAGDGILLQSLRKQAPSPQDYEIVPEFPYVIESYACTLPPNQSQWRDTVNYTLVKFMQGVTTDTPSAIAIYERWFGANGNTPYPIETMADYFQGIVHGFEWIPIDERY